A single window of Sander lucioperca isolate FBNREF2018 chromosome 22, SLUC_FBN_1.2, whole genome shotgun sequence DNA harbors:
- the aqp8a.1 gene encoding aquaporin-8a.1, which produces MAGTKTKTEVFTIAEMGEPSAERGDTNKKRCIFEQYVQPCMAELFGTSLFVFVGCASVIGNVGDVGVIQPAVAHGLALGVLIMVLGQISGGHFNPAVSLSVYLCGGMGLSLLLPYILAQMCGGMIGAGLTKVIYPTDVYNASLGGAFNFVNDDLGKTTVAEVMMTLFLTTVVCMGAVNGQTRSPSAPFCIGLTVTANIFAGGTVSGACMNPARAFGPAVAANHWNHHWIYWVGPASGALLTVMFIRLLFGDQKTRVVLK; this is translated from the exons ATGGCAGGGACAAAAACCAAGACAGAGGTCTTCACAATAGCTGAGATGGGAGAGCCGTCAGCAGAGAGAGGCGACACCAACAAGAAGAGATGCATCTTTGAGCAATATGTGCAGCCCTGCATGGCTGAGCTGTTCGGGACCagcctgtttgtgtttgtggggTGTGCGTCTGTTATTGGGAATGTGGGAGACGTTGGCGTCATCCAGCCCGCTGTGGCACATGGACTGGCTCTGGGAGTGCTGATCATGGTCCTCGGGCAAATCAG TGGGGGCCACTTTAACCCTGCGGTGTCTCTGAGCGTCTACCTGTGTGGAGGGATGGGGCTTTCCCTGCTGCTGCCGTACATCCTGGCTCAGATGTGTGGAGGCATGATCGGTGCTGGTTTGACCAAG GTAATCTACCCCACTGATGTGTATAATGCTTCCCTTGGAGGGGCCTTTAACTTTGTCAACGATGATCTGGGTAAAACCACCGTGGCAGAGGTGATGATGACCCTCTTCCTTACCACTGTGGTGTGCATGGGGGCCGTCAACGGCCAAACCCGCTCACCGTCGGCTCCATTCTGCATCGGCCTCACTGTGACAGCCAACATATTTGCTGG AGGGACTGTGTCCGGGGCCTGTATGAACCCTGCCCGAGCCTTTGGTCCTGCAGTGGCTGCCAACCACTGGAACCATCACTGGATCTACTGGGTGGGACCCGCTTCTGGTGCACTGCTTACTGTCATGTTCATCAG GTTGTTGTTTGGTGACCAGAAGACTCGAGTTGTGTTGAAGTGA
- the lcmt1 gene encoding leucine carboxyl methyltransferase 1 — protein sequence MAARQPFTDSDTADEAVRATCDDATICKRFATSKSYWKDPYIQYFVRSVGERKAPEINRGYYARVQGVNHLLDAFIRKAECDCQVINLGAGLDTTFWRLKDENLMPRKFFEVDFPTVVARKIHYIKTKPPLSKPLIETHSTDSLLLDAHSLDSDRYCIIGADLRDISNLDEKLKKFQLNPELPTLLLSECVLVYMTPAQSSNVVHWAAETFHTAMFINYEQLNMSDRFGQVMIENLQRRQCILAGAEACQSLESQKERFLKTGWEHADALDMMTVYSMLPQHDVGRIERLEFLDEKELLQQLLQHYSICWATKDKLNLGLSQLAF from the exons ATGGCGGCTCGGCAACCCTTCACAGACTCGGATACTGCTGATGAAGCAGTGAGGGCGACCTGTGACGATGCAACTATATGCAAAAG GTTTGCTACCAGTAAAAGCTACTGGAAGGACCCCTATATCCAGTATTTTGTAAGATCTGTAGGGGAGCGGAAGGCACCTGAAATCAATAGAG GTTACTATGCCCGTGTTCAAGGAGTTAACCATCTCCTTGACGCGTTTATAAGGAAAGCAGAGTGTGACTGTCAAGTAATCAACCTGGGTGCTGGGCTGGACACCACGTTTTGGAGACTTAAG gATGAAAACCTCATGCCACGGAAGTTCTTTGAAGTTGACTTTCCAACAGTTGTGGCCAGGAAAATACACTATATCAA GACAAAACCGCCCCTATCCAAACCTCTCATCGAAACCCACTCAACAGACTCCTTACTACTAG ATGCCCACAGCCTTGACTCTGACCGTTACTGTATCATTGGAGCAGACCTCAGAGACATCTCTAATTTggatgaaaaactgaaaaagttCCAGCTTAATCCAGA ATTACCCACACTGCTCctgtctgagtgtgtgctgGTCTACATGACGCCCGCCCAGTCCTCCAATGTAGTTCACTGGGCTGCAGAAACCTTCCACACCGCCATGTTCATCAACTACGAACAG TTGAACATGAGCGATCGATTTGGCCAGGTGATGATCGAGAACCTGCAGCGTCGCCAGTGCATCCTGGCAGGAGCGGAGGCCTGCCAGTCTCTGGAATCTCAG AAGGAGCGGTTTCTTAAGACAGGCTGGGAGCATGCTGATGCTCTGGACATGATGACGGTCTACAGTATGCTCCCCCAGCATGATGTGGGAAG AATTGAGCGTCTGGAGTTCCTGGATGAGAAGGAGCTGTTGCAACAACTGCTTCAACACTACAGCATCTGCTGGGCCACCAAGGACAAACTCAATCTGG GTCTGTCACAGTTGGCATTTTGA
- the aqp8a.2 gene encoding aquaporin-8a.2 isoform X2: MGEEKMEMEDTDSTLMKKGRKPPTPKPPNKYETLFQPCLAEIVGTMFFVFVGCVSVIENVPAAGRLQPALVHGLAVAVMVAVMDNISGSHFNPPFTIAIYLCGGIELMMVGPYLVSQLIGGVLGAGMAKMMTPADRYLNATGAAFDILKSESQLSGAIFGEVAMTCLITMVVLLVAVNNKTKTPLAPFLVGSTVIINVLAGGDISGTCLNPARAFGPALMTNYWTYHWVYWVGPIGGGLVAAALLR; encoded by the exons ATGGGAGAGGAGAAAATGGAAATGGAAGACACAGACTCTACTCTGATGAAGAAGGGACGGAAGCCACCCACGCCCAAACCTCCCAACAAATATGAGACTCTGTTCCAGCCCTGCCTGGCCGAGATAGTGGGGACCATGTTCTTCGTTTTTGTCGGCTGTGTGTCTGTCATTGAGAATGTGCCGGCGGCTGGACGGCTGCAGCCAGCCCTGGTGCATGGACTGGCTGTGGCGGTGATGGTGGCGGTCATGGATAACATCAG CGGCTCCCATTTCAACCCTCCCTTCACTATCGCCATCTACCTGTGTGGAGGCATTGAGCTGATGATGGTGGGACCCTACCTGGTCAGCCAGCTGATTGGAGGAGTGCTGGGAGCTGGAATGGCCAAG ATGATGACCCCTGCAGACCGCTACTTAAACGCAACGGGAGCAGCGTTTGATATCCTCAAGTCAGAGAGCCAGCTGTCTGGAGCCATCTTTGGGGAGGTGGCCATGACCTGCCTGATCACCATGGTGGTGCTGCTGGTGGCGGTCAACAACAAGACCAAAACCCCGCTGGCTCCGTTCCTGGTGGGCTCTACTGTTATCATCAACGTCCTGGCAGG GGGTGACATATCCGGAACGTGTCTGAACCCTGCCAGAGCTTTCGGGCCAGCTCTGATGACCAACTACTGGACCTACCACTGGGTTTACTGGGTGGGACCCATAGGGGGGGGGCTGGTGGCAGCTGCCTTGCTCAG
- the LOC116044344 gene encoding hemoglobin subunit alpha-like gives MSLNNKDKAAVKALWGKIAKSADIIGSEALNRMLVVYPQTKTYFAHWPDLSPGSEFIKVQGKNVMGGLGLAVSKIDDLTTGLMELSEKHAFTLRVDPSNFKVLSHCILVELATIFPKEFTPEEHLSYDKFFAAVARALSEKYR, from the exons ATGAGTTTGAACAACAAAGACAAGGCTGCCGTCAAGGCCCTGTGGGGCAAAATCGCCAAGTCAGCAGACATTATTGGCTCTGAAGCTCTGAACAG GATGCTTGTCGTCTACCCGCAAACCAAGACCTACTTCGCCCACTGGCCAGACCTGAGCCCCGGCTCTGAGTTCATCAAGGTCCAGGGAAAAAATGTGATGGGTGGACTAGGTCTGGCTGTGTCCAAAATTGACGACCTGACAACGGGCCTGATGGAGCTCAGCGAGAAGCACGCCTTCACGCTGAGAGTGGACCCGTCCAACTTCAAG GTCCTGTCCCACTGCATTCTTGTGGAGCTCGCCACCATTTTCCCAAAGGAGTTCACCCCTGAGGAGCACCTGTCCTATGATAAATTCTTCGCCGCTGTGGCCCGGGCTCTGTCTGAGAAATACCGCTAA
- the aqp8a.2 gene encoding aquaporin-8a.2 isoform X1: MGEEKMEMEDTDSTLMKKGRKPPTPKPPNKYETLFQPCLAEIVGTMFFVFVGCVSVIENVPAAGRLQPALVHGLAVAVMVAVMDNISGSHFNPPFTIAIYLCGGIELMMVGPYLVSQLIGGVLGAGMAKMMTPADRYLNATGAAFDILKSESQLSGAIFGEVAMTCLITMVVLLVAVNNKTKTPLAPFLVGSTVIINVLAGGDISGTCLNPARAFGPALMTNYWTYHWVYWVGPIGGGLVAAALLRLILGDDKLRVVMKS; encoded by the exons ATGGGAGAGGAGAAAATGGAAATGGAAGACACAGACTCTACTCTGATGAAGAAGGGACGGAAGCCACCCACGCCCAAACCTCCCAACAAATATGAGACTCTGTTCCAGCCCTGCCTGGCCGAGATAGTGGGGACCATGTTCTTCGTTTTTGTCGGCTGTGTGTCTGTCATTGAGAATGTGCCGGCGGCTGGACGGCTGCAGCCAGCCCTGGTGCATGGACTGGCTGTGGCGGTGATGGTGGCGGTCATGGATAACATCAG CGGCTCCCATTTCAACCCTCCCTTCACTATCGCCATCTACCTGTGTGGAGGCATTGAGCTGATGATGGTGGGACCCTACCTGGTCAGCCAGCTGATTGGAGGAGTGCTGGGAGCTGGAATGGCCAAG ATGATGACCCCTGCAGACCGCTACTTAAACGCAACGGGAGCAGCGTTTGATATCCTCAAGTCAGAGAGCCAGCTGTCTGGAGCCATCTTTGGGGAGGTGGCCATGACCTGCCTGATCACCATGGTGGTGCTGCTGGTGGCGGTCAACAACAAGACCAAAACCCCGCTGGCTCCGTTCCTGGTGGGCTCTACTGTTATCATCAACGTCCTGGCAGG GGGTGACATATCCGGAACGTGTCTGAACCCTGCCAGAGCTTTCGGGCCAGCTCTGATGACCAACTACTGGACCTACCACTGGGTTTACTGGGTGGGACCCATAGGGGGGGGGCTGGTGGCAGCTGCCTTGCTCAG GCTCATTCTGGGTGATGATAAGTTACGAGTCGTTATGAAATCATAA